One genomic region from Jilunia laotingensis encodes:
- a CDS encoding PCMD domain-containing protein, which produces MKKTYHRLLATGFMVLCSSVVMGQPKVEMLPFGDMDQWVNREIKESGIIGGNTKNVYAVGPTQTISGAKVYKNLGGSPWATSNVMAKVAGVVKTNTSVFPEKRGEGYCARLDTRMESVKVFGLVDITVLAAGSMFLGSVHEPIKGTKNPQKMLQCGIPFTKRPIALQFDYKVKMSDRENRIRATGFSKITDVAGKDFPAAILLLQKRWEDKEGNVYAKRIGTMVVRYYATTDWHNNATYEILYGDITGHPDYKPHMMRLQVEERYTTNSKGESVPIQEVAWGDKDDQPTDMILQFTSSHGGAYIGSPGNSLWIDNVKLVY; this is translated from the coding sequence ATGAAGAAAACATATCATCGTCTGTTGGCGACGGGCTTTATGGTGTTATGTTCCAGCGTTGTTATGGGACAGCCTAAAGTGGAAATGCTCCCGTTCGGGGATATGGATCAGTGGGTAAACCGTGAAATTAAAGAATCCGGCATTATAGGTGGAAATACAAAAAATGTATATGCCGTCGGTCCGACGCAGACCATTTCCGGAGCAAAAGTTTATAAAAACTTGGGAGGCTCTCCTTGGGCGACTTCCAATGTAATGGCTAAAGTGGCGGGAGTGGTCAAGACCAATACTTCTGTATTTCCTGAAAAGAGGGGAGAGGGGTATTGTGCCCGACTGGATACCCGTATGGAGAGTGTAAAGGTTTTCGGGCTGGTTGACATAACAGTACTTGCTGCCGGTTCCATGTTTTTGGGATCGGTACACGAGCCGATAAAGGGAACGAAGAATCCGCAAAAAATGTTGCAGTGTGGCATTCCTTTTACGAAACGTCCCATAGCCCTGCAGTTTGATTATAAGGTGAAGATGTCTGATCGGGAAAATCGTATTCGTGCGACAGGTTTCAGTAAGATTACCGATGTTGCCGGGAAAGATTTTCCGGCTGCTATCCTACTTTTGCAGAAACGTTGGGAAGATAAGGAAGGCAATGTTTATGCTAAACGTATCGGCACAATGGTGGTACGTTATTATGCTACCACGGACTGGCACAATAATGCTACTTATGAAATACTTTACGGTGATATAACAGGCCATCCCGATTATAAACCTCATATGATGAGGCTTCAGGTGGAAGAACGATATACTACCAATAGCAAAGGTGAAAGTGTGCCTATTCAGGAAGTCGCTTGGGGTGATAAAGATGATCAGCCTACTGATATGATACTTCAGTTCACATCTAGTCATGGCGGGGCTTATATAGGCTCACCCGGTAATTCTCTTTGGATTGATAATGTGAAGTTGGTGTATTAA
- a CDS encoding sulfotransferase family protein produces the protein MGLLEFNKLPINTLVGADWKTFNSITKGRDIDASYKGKYRLTKAVCRLLSTLAPLQDTRYEKLLADKPLEHDPVFILGHWRSGTTFVHNVFSCDKHFGYNTTYQTVFPHLMMWGQPFFKKNMSWLMPDKRPTDNMELAVDLPQEEEFALANMMPYTYYNFWFLPKYQQEYADKYLLFDTITEDELKVFEETFTKLIKISLWNTHGTQFLSKNPPHTGRVKELVKMFPNAKFVYLIRNPYTVFESTRSFFTNTIQPLKLEDISNEELERNILSIYAKLYHKYEADKKYIPEGNLIEVKFEDFEADAMGMTENIYKTLSIPGFDEAYQAIDKYVGGKKGYKKNKYKYDDRTVQLVQDNWSFALEQWGYSL, from the coding sequence GTGGGACTACTTGAATTTAATAAACTTCCGATAAATACCTTAGTAGGGGCTGATTGGAAAACTTTTAATTCTATAACGAAAGGTCGGGATATCGATGCTTCTTATAAAGGGAAATATCGTTTGACCAAAGCAGTGTGCCGGTTGCTTTCTACATTGGCACCTTTGCAGGACACCCGTTATGAAAAGTTATTGGCTGATAAACCACTGGAGCATGATCCGGTTTTTATTTTGGGACATTGGCGTAGCGGAACTACCTTTGTTCATAATGTTTTTTCCTGTGATAAGCATTTCGGATATAACACTACCTATCAGACTGTGTTTCCGCATTTGATGATGTGGGGACAGCCGTTCTTTAAAAAGAACATGAGTTGGCTAATGCCCGACAAACGTCCGACCGACAATATGGAATTGGCTGTGGATCTCCCGCAGGAAGAAGAATTTGCTTTGGCCAATATGATGCCGTATACATATTATAATTTTTGGTTCTTGCCGAAATATCAACAGGAATATGCCGACAAATATCTACTTTTTGACACCATAACTGAGGATGAACTCAAGGTATTTGAAGAGACATTCACCAAGTTGATAAAAATCTCTTTATGGAATACGCACGGTACTCAATTCTTGAGTAAGAACCCACCTCATACCGGACGTGTGAAGGAGCTTGTTAAGATGTTCCCGAATGCGAAGTTTGTGTACCTGATACGTAATCCGTATACGGTTTTCGAATCTACGCGGAGTTTCTTTACCAATACTATTCAACCGTTGAAGCTGGAAGATATCAGCAATGAGGAGTTGGAGCGGAATATACTGTCCATTTACGCCAAGCTGTATCATAAATACGAAGCGGATAAGAAATATATTCCTGAAGGTAATCTGATCGAGGTTAAATTTGAGGATTTCGAAGCTGATGCGATGGGAATGACTGAAAACATATATAAGACGCTTTCCATTCCTGGTTTTGATGAGGCGTATCAAGCCATTGATAAATATGTGGGTGGTAAGAAAGGATACAAGAAAAATAAGTATAAGTATGATGACCGTACTGTTCAGTTGGTGCAGGATAATTGGAGTTTTGCCCTTGAGCAGTGGGGATATAGTCTTTAA
- the cysN gene encoding sulfate adenylyltransferase subunit CysN: MGETLDIKAFLDKDEQKDLLRLLTAGSVDDGKSTLIGRLLFDSKKLYEDQLDALERDSKRMGNAGEHIDYALLLDGLKAEREQGITIDVAYRYFSTNNRKFIIADTPGHEQYTRNMITGGSTANLAIILVDARMGVITQTRRHTFLVSLLGIKHVVLAVNKMDLVDFSEDRFNEIVSDYMKFVAPLGIPDVNCIPLSALDGDNVVEKSDRTPWYKGISLLDFLETVHIDNDHNLSDFRFPVQYVLRPNLDFRGFCGKVASGVVRKGDKVMALPSGKVSHVKSIVTYDGELDYAFPPQAITLTLEDEIDVSRGEMLVHPDNLPIVDRNFEAMLVWMDEEPMDVNKSFFIKQTTNMSRTRIDSIKYKVDVNTMEHSSVPFLSLNEIARVVLTTAKELFFDPYKKNKSCGSFILIDPITNNTSAVGMIIDRVETKDMNIAEDIPVLNLPGLGIAPEHYAAIEKAVKELERQGFAVKLEK; encoded by the coding sequence ATGGGAGAAACATTAGATATAAAAGCATTTCTGGACAAAGACGAACAGAAAGATTTGCTCCGCCTTTTGACGGCTGGTTCGGTAGATGACGGAAAGTCGACTTTGATCGGTCGTTTGCTATTTGATAGTAAGAAGCTGTATGAAGATCAATTGGATGCGCTCGAACGTGATAGTAAGCGTATGGGGAATGCGGGTGAGCATATCGATTATGCACTGTTACTTGATGGCCTGAAAGCTGAACGTGAACAGGGGATCACAATCGATGTTGCCTATCGGTACTTCTCGACCAATAACCGTAAATTCATCATAGCCGATACTCCGGGACATGAGCAGTATACGCGCAATATGATTACGGGCGGTTCAACTGCCAATCTCGCCATCATTCTTGTCGATGCCCGTATGGGAGTGATTACCCAGACCCGCCGGCATACTTTTTTGGTTTCGCTGTTAGGAATAAAGCATGTGGTACTGGCTGTCAATAAGATGGATCTGGTTGATTTCTCAGAAGATAGGTTCAACGAGATTGTTTCCGATTATATGAAGTTTGTAGCACCGTTAGGCATTCCTGATGTGAACTGCATACCTCTTTCTGCGTTGGACGGTGACAATGTAGTTGAGAAGTCAGACCGTACGCCTTGGTATAAGGGCATTTCATTGCTTGATTTCTTGGAAACGGTCCATATCGATAACGATCATAATTTGTCGGACTTCCGTTTTCCCGTACAGTATGTGCTTCGTCCGAATCTTGATTTCCGTGGTTTCTGTGGCAAGGTCGCTTCGGGTGTTGTGCGTAAGGGGGACAAAGTGATGGCTTTACCTTCCGGAAAGGTTTCTCATGTGAAGAGTATTGTGACGTATGACGGAGAATTGGATTATGCTTTTCCTCCTCAGGCCATAACTCTCACATTGGAGGATGAGATCGACGTATCAAGGGGAGAAATGTTGGTTCATCCGGACAATTTGCCCATTGTAGACCGTAATTTTGAGGCCATGCTTGTATGGATGGATGAAGAACCGATGGATGTAAATAAATCGTTTTTTATCAAGCAAACCACTAATATGAGCCGTACCCGCATCGACAGTATCAAATATAAAGTAGATGTGAATACGATGGAACACTCTTCCGTGCCGTTCCTTTCTCTCAACGAAATAGCGCGTGTGGTACTGACCACCGCCAAAGAGTTGTTCTTTGATCCGTATAAGAAGAATAAGTCTTGCGGTTCGTTCATTCTGATCGATCCGATTACGAATAATACGAGTGCTGTGGGTATGATCATAGATCGGGTCGAGACAAAAGACATGAATATTGCTGAGGATATTCCTGTATTGAATCTTCCCGGGCTGGGCATAGCTCCGGAACATTACGCTGCTATAGAAAAGGCTGTGAAGGAGCTTGAACGTCAGGGATTCGCAGTGAAATTGGAGAAGTAA
- the cysD gene encoding sulfate adenylyltransferase subunit CysD produces the protein MKEEYKLSHLKELEAESIHIIREVAAEFENPVMLYSIGKDSSVMVRLAEKAFYPGKVPFPLMHIDSKWKFKEMIQFRDEYAKKYGWNLIVESNMEAFHAGVGPFTHGSKVHTDLMKTQALLRGLDKYKFDAAFGGARRDEEKSRAKERIFSFRDKFHQWDPKNQRPELWDIYNARVHKGESIRVFPLSNWTELDIWQYIRLENIPIVPLYYAKERPCVEIDGNLIMADDDRLPEKYRDQIQMKMVRFRTLGCWPLTGAVESEADTIEKIVEEMMTTTKSERTTRVIDFDQDASMEQKKREGYF, from the coding sequence ATGAAAGAAGAGTATAAATTAAGCCACTTGAAGGAACTCGAAGCAGAGTCTATACATATCATCCGTGAAGTGGCTGCGGAATTTGAGAATCCTGTGATGCTATACAGCATTGGAAAGGATTCGTCTGTCATGGTACGTTTGGCGGAGAAAGCATTTTATCCGGGGAAGGTGCCGTTTCCTTTGATGCACATCGATTCTAAATGGAAATTTAAGGAGATGATTCAATTCCGTGATGAATATGCGAAGAAATATGGTTGGAATCTGATTGTGGAGAGTAATATGGAGGCTTTTCATGCAGGTGTCGGCCCTTTCACTCACGGTAGTAAGGTGCATACTGATCTGATGAAGACCCAGGCATTGCTTCGCGGGCTTGATAAATATAAATTTGATGCTGCTTTTGGAGGAGCCCGTCGCGATGAAGAGAAGTCGCGTGCCAAAGAGCGTATTTTCTCATTCCGTGATAAGTTCCATCAATGGGACCCGAAGAACCAAAGACCGGAATTGTGGGATATCTATAATGCCCGTGTGCATAAAGGGGAGAGCATTCGCGTATTTCCGTTGAGTAACTGGACGGAACTGGATATCTGGCAGTATATACGTTTGGAAAATATTCCGATCGTGCCTTTATACTATGCGAAAGAACGTCCGTGTGTGGAAATCGACGGTAATCTGATCATGGCCGATGATGATCGCTTGCCGGAAAAATATCGTGATCAGATTCAGATGAAGATGGTTCGTTTCCGTACGTTAGGATGTTGGCCATTGACCGGGGCGGTCGAGAGCGAGGCCGATACCATTGAGAAAATTGTGGAAGAGATGATGACCACGACGAAGAGTGAACGTACTACCCGCGTGATTGATTTCGATCAGGATGCGAGCATGGAGCAGAAAAAACGCGAGGGTTACTTCTAA
- the cysC gene encoding adenylyl-sulfate kinase has translation MENKNNIYPIFDRMLARQDKENLLKQHSVMIWFTGLSGSGKSTIAIALERELHKRGLLCRILDGDNIRSGINNNLGFSEADRVENIRRIAEVSKLFIDTGIITIAAFISPNNDIREMASDIIGKEDFLEIFVSTPLAECEKRDVKGLYAKARKGEIRNFTGISAPFEAPEHPALELDTSKLSLEESVNRLLELILPKVRR, from the coding sequence ATGGAAAATAAGAATAATATATACCCGATTTTTGATAGAATGTTGGCACGGCAGGACAAGGAAAATTTGTTGAAACAGCATAGTGTCATGATTTGGTTCACCGGCCTGAGCGGATCAGGCAAGAGTACGATTGCTATTGCTTTGGAACGTGAACTGCATAAACGCGGATTGTTATGCCGGATTCTTGACGGTGACAATATACGTAGTGGAATCAACAATAATCTAGGCTTTTCCGAAGCCGACCGGGTAGAAAATATCCGTCGCATCGCTGAAGTTTCCAAACTTTTTATTGATACGGGAATTATCACGATTGCTGCCTTTATCAGTCCCAATAATGATATTCGTGAGATGGCTTCCGACATTATCGGAAAAGAAGATTTTTTGGAAATATTTGTCAGTACACCGCTTGCAGAATGTGAAAAGAGAGATGTAAAAGGTTTATATGCCAAGGCTCGGAAAGGTGAAATCCGGAATTTCACGGGTATCTCTGCCCCTTTTGAAGCGCCCGAACATCCTGCATTGGAATTGGATACCTCCAAGTTGTCATTGGAAGAATCGGTCAACCGATTGCTCGAACTGATACTTCCGAAGGTAAGAAGGTAA
- a CDS encoding SLC13 family permease, whose protein sequence is MTFEIAFVLLSLLGMVIALILDKMRPGMVLFSVVVLFLCAGILTPKEMLEGFSNKGMITVAMLFLVSEGVRQSGALGQVIKKLLPEGKTTVFKAQFRMLPSIAFISAFLNNTPVVVIFAPIIKRWAQSVHLPATKFLIPLSYVTILGGICTLIGTSTNLVVHGMILEAGYEGFTMFELGKVGIFIAIAGIIYLFLFSKKLLPDARPDTAVPDEEVEDGEKLHRVEAVLGARFPGINKTLADFNFQRHYGAEVKEIKTRNGQRFVTNLNQIVLREGDTLVVMADDTFIPTWGESSVFMMLANGKDTEPVPGKKKRWFALILLILMIVGATVGELPVTKEMFPNIKLDMFFFVCVTTIIMAWTKIFPARKYTKYISWDILITIACAFAISKAMVNSGVADGVAHYIIGLSHNYGPHVLLAILFVITNLFTELITNNAAAALAFPLALALSQQLGVDPTPFFVVICMAASASFSTPIGYQTNLIVQGIGNYKFMDFVRIGLPLNIITFLISVFLIPLIWPF, encoded by the coding sequence ATGACGTTTGAAATTGCATTTGTGCTGCTGTCCTTATTGGGAATGGTGATTGCTCTGATTTTGGACAAGATGCGTCCGGGAATGGTACTCTTTTCGGTTGTTGTGTTGTTTCTCTGCGCAGGGATTCTGACTCCGAAGGAGATGCTCGAAGGATTTAGCAATAAAGGAATGATTACTGTTGCCATGCTCTTTCTGGTAAGTGAAGGTGTTCGTCAATCAGGGGCACTGGGGCAGGTGATTAAAAAGTTACTTCCGGAAGGGAAAACGACTGTATTTAAGGCACAATTTCGAATGCTGCCGTCTATCGCTTTTATTTCTGCTTTTCTGAACAACACACCGGTTGTCGTTATTTTTGCACCGATCATCAAACGTTGGGCGCAGTCTGTTCATTTACCTGCCACCAAGTTCCTCATCCCCCTTTCTTATGTCACTATTCTGGGGGGTATTTGTACATTGATCGGTACCTCTACCAATCTTGTGGTGCATGGTATGATTTTAGAAGCAGGATATGAAGGTTTTACGATGTTCGAGTTGGGTAAAGTCGGTATCTTTATAGCGATTGCCGGCATTATTTACCTTTTCTTGTTCTCCAAGAAACTTCTTCCGGATGCCCGACCGGATACGGCTGTCCCTGACGAAGAAGTAGAAGACGGTGAAAAACTTCACCGGGTAGAAGCCGTGTTGGGGGCACGTTTTCCGGGTATTAATAAAACTTTGGCTGATTTTAATTTTCAGCGTCACTATGGAGCGGAAGTGAAAGAGATAAAGACTCGTAACGGACAACGGTTTGTTACGAACCTGAATCAAATAGTACTTCGTGAAGGAGACACTTTGGTAGTGATGGCGGACGATACCTTTATCCCGACATGGGGGGAGTCGTCGGTCTTTATGATGCTTGCCAATGGAAAAGACACGGAACCGGTTCCCGGAAAGAAAAAACGTTGGTTTGCTTTGATCTTATTGATTCTTATGATTGTTGGTGCGACAGTCGGAGAGCTTCCGGTGACGAAGGAGATGTTCCCGAATATCAAGCTGGATATGTTCTTCTTCGTTTGTGTGACTACCATCATTATGGCATGGACCAAAATATTCCCTGCACGTAAGTATACCAAATATATCTCATGGGACATACTGATAACGATTGCTTGTGCTTTTGCCATCAGTAAAGCAATGGTAAATTCGGGAGTTGCCGATGGGGTGGCCCACTACATCATCGGGTTGAGCCATAACTACGGACCTCATGTGTTACTCGCCATTCTTTTTGTAATTACCAACCTCTTTACTGAACTTATAACGAATAATGCGGCAGCGGCTTTGGCATTTCCATTGGCGTTGGCTCTTTCACAACAGTTGGGAGTAGATCCTACACCGTTCTTTGTAGTAATCTGTATGGCGGCCTCTGCAAGTTTCTCTACTCCGATCGGTTATCAGACAAATCTGATCGTGCAAGGTATCGGAAACTATAAATTTATGGATTTTGTCCGTATCGGTTTGCCATTGAATATAATAACTTTCCTTATTTCGGTATTCCTGATACCTTTGATCTGGCCTTTTTAA
- the cysQ gene encoding 3'(2'),5'-bisphosphate nucleotidase CysQ, whose protein sequence is MEQKYLFVAVDAALRAGEKILSIYNDPSSDFEIERKADNSPLTIADRKAHETIAGILKDTPFPLLSEEGRHMDYTVRKDWRELWIVDPLDGTKEFIKRNGEFTVNIALVREGIPVIGVIYLPVKQELYFAEESLGAYKLSGITSLPDGVSVDKLIASAVRLPQPYSRDRYIVVASRSHLTPETEAYIHEMRQQHDNVELISSGSSIKICLVAEGKADVYPRFAPTMEWDTAAGHAIARAAGMEVYQAGQDVPLSYNKEDLLNPWFIVEKKRVNH, encoded by the coding sequence ATGGAACAGAAATATTTGTTTGTTGCTGTTGACGCGGCCCTGAGAGCAGGTGAAAAGATACTTTCTATCTATAATGATCCCTCGTCGGATTTTGAGATAGAGAGGAAAGCCGATAATTCCCCCTTAACTATTGCTGACCGTAAAGCGCATGAAACGATTGCCGGAATTTTAAAAGATACGCCTTTCCCACTGTTGAGTGAAGAAGGGAGACATATGGATTATACGGTACGGAAAGATTGGCGGGAATTATGGATTGTAGATCCGCTGGACGGAACCAAAGAGTTCATTAAACGTAACGGGGAATTTACGGTGAACATCGCATTGGTTCGTGAAGGCATACCTGTGATAGGAGTTATTTATTTGCCGGTGAAGCAAGAACTTTATTTCGCGGAGGAATCTTTGGGTGCTTATAAGCTCTCAGGCATTACTTCTTTGCCCGATGGAGTGTCGGTTGATAAACTGATTGCTTCGGCCGTTCGTTTGCCGCAACCGTACTCCCGCGATCGTTATATTGTCGTAGCTTCCCGTTCACATCTCACACCTGAAACAGAAGCTTATATTCATGAAATGCGGCAACAGCATGATAATGTGGAGTTGATATCAAGTGGAAGTTCCATAAAAATATGTCTGGTTGCAGAGGGAAAGGCAGACGTATATCCGCGTTTTGCTCCGACGATGGAATGGGACACTGCTGCGGGACACGCAATTGCCCGGGCGGCAGGTATGGAAGTGTATCAAGCGGGACAGGATGTTCCGTTGTCTTACAATAAGGAAGATCTGTTGAACCCGTGGTTCATCGTGGAGAAGAAACGAGTAAATCATTAA
- a CDS encoding SPOR domain-containing protein: MKKLVVLGMGVCMVLAFASCKSSESAYKKAYEKAKQQELAEPQVEAPVEVTPVVAAPVEVKKATDSANGVRQEKVTVVSGDNSSMKDYSVVCGSFGLKANAEGLRDFLIAEGYNPIIAFNADTAMYRVIVNTFGDRASAAQARDAFKAKYPNRKDFQGAWLLYRVY, encoded by the coding sequence ATGAAAAAATTGGTAGTATTGGGAATGGGCGTTTGTATGGTACTGGCGTTTGCTTCCTGTAAATCAAGCGAGAGTGCATATAAAAAAGCATATGAGAAAGCGAAACAACAGGAATTGGCCGAACCTCAGGTTGAGGCTCCGGTGGAAGTGACTCCCGTTGTTGCAGCTCCCGTTGAAGTGAAGAAAGCCACTGATTCGGCAAACGGTGTACGTCAGGAAAAGGTGACGGTTGTTTCAGGAGATAACAGTAGCATGAAAGACTATAGCGTAGTGTGCGGTAGTTTTGGTTTGAAAGCGAATGCAGAAGGCTTGAGAGACTTTTTGATCGCTGAAGGTTATAACCCGATTATTGCATTTAACGCTGATACTGCCATGTACCGTGTCATTGTAAACACTTTCGGTGACAGAGCTTCTGCAGCACAGGCTCGTGATGCATTCAAAGCGAAGTATCCTAACCGGAAAGACTTCCAGGGTGCATGGTTGCTTTACAGAGTATATTAA
- a CDS encoding lipocalin-like domain-containing protein has protein sequence MKKWLNLLGLLLLFCSTLASCSGDDEDKLTAKWQLRTYEFADGTVQKVDSVFYNFQKGSFSAICLLPDGGNQTFFGNYSLQDDKISIILLPEYKGEIYDKYMGWEDNERTFRIDELSSSTLRLDYEGIISVFRKY, from the coding sequence ATGAAGAAGTGGTTAAACTTGTTGGGGTTGCTTTTGTTGTTTTGTAGCACTTTGGCTTCTTGTTCCGGTGATGATGAAGATAAGTTGACTGCCAAATGGCAGTTGCGGACTTATGAATTTGCTGACGGTACGGTGCAGAAAGTAGATAGTGTATTCTATAATTTTCAAAAAGGTAGCTTTTCAGCCATTTGTTTGTTGCCGGATGGAGGTAATCAAACTTTTTTTGGAAATTATTCTTTGCAAGATGATAAAATTTCTATTATTTTGCTGCCCGAATATAAAGGGGAAATTTATGATAAATATATGGGATGGGAGGATAATGAACGTACATTCCGCATAGATGAACTTTCTTCTTCAACACTTCGTCTCGATTATGAAGGAATTATATCTGTTTTCAGAAAATATTAA
- a CDS encoding SDR family oxidoreductase, which yields MKGKIVFITGASSGIGEGCARKFASQGSDLILNARNVDKLNELKNELETSYGVRVYLLPFDVRDRKAAMEALASLPKEWQAIDVLINNAGLVIGVDKEFEGNLDEWDVVIDTNIKALLAITRLVVPGMVERGRGHIVNIGSIAGDAAYPGGSVYCATKAAVKALSDGLRIDLVDTPLRVTNVKPGMVETNFTVVRYRGDKQAADNFYKGIRPLTGDDIAETVYYAASAPEHVQIAEVLVMPTYQATGTISYKKKD from the coding sequence ATGAAAGGTAAGATTGTTTTTATTACCGGAGCAAGTAGCGGGATCGGCGAAGGCTGCGCGCGTAAGTTTGCTTCTCAAGGATCAGATCTGATCCTTAATGCCCGTAATGTAGATAAACTTAACGAGCTGAAGAATGAATTGGAAACATCCTATGGTGTCCGTGTTTATTTGTTGCCTTTTGACGTGCGCGATCGCAAAGCTGCTATGGAAGCTCTAGCTTCTCTTCCCAAGGAATGGCAGGCGATCGATGTGCTGATAAACAATGCAGGCTTGGTCATAGGTGTGGATAAAGAATTTGAAGGAAACCTCGACGAGTGGGATGTTGTGATCGACACGAATATAAAAGCTTTGTTGGCCATCACACGCTTGGTCGTTCCCGGCATGGTGGAACGCGGGAGAGGGCATATTGTCAATATAGGTTCTATTGCCGGAGATGCAGCTTATCCGGGGGGGAGCGTTTATTGCGCTACCAAGGCTGCCGTAAAAGCTCTTTCGGACGGGCTTCGTATCGACTTGGTAGATACTCCGTTGAGAGTCACGAACGTTAAGCCGGGAATGGTAGAAACTAATTTTACGGTTGTCCGTTATCGGGGTGACAAGCAGGCAGCCGATAATTTTTATAAGGGAATTCGTCCATTGACAGGAGATGATATCGCGGAAACTGTATACTATGCTGCATCAGCCCCTGAACACGTACAGATAGCAGAAGTTCTGGTGATGCCTACTTATCAGGCGACAGGTACCATTTCATACAAAAAGAAAGATTGA
- a CDS encoding DEAD/DEAH box helicase gives MIFEELNLIEPILKALNQEGYTSPTPIQEQSIPVLLQGKDLLGCAQTGTGKTAAFSIPILQKLYKTDHRKGIKALILTPTRELAIQIGESFEAYGRYTGLKHAVIYGGVGQKSQTDALNNGVQILIATPGRLLDLISQGYVSLKSLDFFVLDEADRMLDMGFIHDIRRILKLLPTRRQTLFFSATMPPEIESLANSMLMNPVKVEVTPASSTVDTISQFVYFVEKKEKKDLLLHLLKDNSIESVLVFTRTKYGADKLARILTKSGVRAEAIHGNKSQNARQRALTEFKNHTLRVLIATDIAARGIDVDQLSHVINYELPNIPETYVHRIGRTGRAGHEGIAISFCESDELPYLKDIQKLIGKNIPVVKEHPFVTDEGVKAQETKTEEIKAKAKENKVYRGSRANGDYWRRKKQAPKGENKKK, from the coding sequence ATGATATTTGAAGAATTAAACCTGATAGAGCCTATATTGAAGGCTCTGAATCAAGAGGGATACACCTCTCCCACTCCGATACAAGAACAATCAATACCCGTTTTACTCCAAGGAAAAGATTTATTAGGATGCGCCCAGACCGGCACAGGAAAAACAGCCGCTTTTTCAATCCCTATTTTGCAAAAGCTATATAAGACTGACCACCGCAAAGGAATCAAAGCTCTTATCCTGACTCCTACCCGTGAACTGGCTATCCAAATCGGTGAAAGCTTTGAGGCTTACGGACGTTACACCGGACTGAAACATGCCGTCATCTACGGAGGCGTGGGGCAAAAGTCACAAACAGATGCCTTGAACAATGGGGTACAAATATTGATTGCCACTCCGGGACGTTTACTCGATCTCATTTCTCAAGGATATGTTTCACTTAAAAGTCTGGATTTTTTTGTACTGGATGAAGCCGATCGGATGCTCGACATGGGATTTATCCATGACATACGCCGAATCCTGAAGCTCCTACCGACCCGCCGGCAGACGCTGTTTTTCTCCGCTACGATGCCCCCCGAAATAGAATCGTTAGCCAATTCCATGCTGATGAATCCTGTAAAAGTAGAAGTAACTCCTGCTTCGTCAACAGTAGACACGATTTCGCAATTTGTCTATTTCGTTGAGAAGAAAGAAAAAAAGGACTTGCTGCTGCATTTACTGAAAGATAATTCCATCGAATCGGTGCTTGTTTTCACACGTACCAAATATGGCGCAGACAAGCTTGCCCGAATATTGACCAAATCCGGAGTACGTGCAGAAGCAATTCACGGCAATAAATCGCAAAACGCACGGCAACGCGCTCTGACAGAATTCAAAAATCATACATTAAGAGTGCTGATCGCTACCGACATTGCTGCGCGTGGCATCGATGTCGACCAGTTGTCCCATGTGATCAACTATGAGTTGCCGAATATTCCCGAGACATATGTACACCGGATCGGTCGTACGGGCCGTGCCGGACACGAAGGCATCGCTATCTCTTTTTGTGAATCCGACGAGCTGCCCTACCTGAAAGACATCCAGAAATTAATCGGCAAGAACATACCTGTTGTCAAGGAACACCCATTCGTCACAGATGAAGGCGTAAAGGCGCAAGAGACGAAAACCGAAGAAATCAAGGCGAAAGCAAAAGAAAATAAAGTCTATCGAGGAAGCCGTGCCAACGGAGATTATTGGAGAAGAAAAAAGCAGGCGCCAAAAGGAGAAAACAAGAAAAAATAA
- a CDS encoding YtxH domain-containing protein — protein sequence MKGLNVLAAFLGGAAVGAALGILFAPEKGEDTRHKIAEILRKKGIKLNRNEMEDLVDEIAAELKEVTE from the coding sequence ATGAAAGGATTAAATGTATTAGCCGCTTTCTTGGGTGGTGCAGCCGTAGGCGCAGCACTTGGGATATTGTTTGCTCCTGAAAAGGGAGAAGACACCCGTCATAAAATAGCAGAAATACTTCGTAAAAAAGGTATTAAGTTGAACCGCAACGAAATGGAAGACCTCGTTGACGAAATCGCAGCCGAACTAAAAGAAGTAACTGAGTAA